Within Aspergillus oryzae RIB40 DNA, chromosome 2, the genomic segment ACCCTGGATGTCACAGGAGGGACGGACCCCTTTCCCCGGCAACACAAGGTTGATTGATATCCGGGTTGGGAATGTTCCCATCCAACTTTAGTAGTATGTGTACGGATGGAGTATGTGCTCTGAGTATAGCCCTACAGGTACTAGTGCGAGGGATAGTGGACAGAGGCACTCTGTGCAGCACTCTTCTGGAGGACACACAGATCCATGATTTCGAAGCGTTGACTCGCGTCATGGGTAGATTGATCCCTTGCATGTGGGTGATACATCACACATCCCCatctatgtatgtactccgtacatagTACTGGCTACATGTATGCATGGGCGAATACCCGCAGTTTCATCGCTTGGATCAGCCAGTGTATGATGCTTTCGATCTATGGTAAGTGACGGATGGACGAGTCAACACAGCCTTACCGTGGCATCTTCCACTTGGGCGCAGTGGCGAGCTATTACTGGATTTAGATTCATTCCaatttccatttccatttttctCAACgtctccattttctttaGTGGGCAAACTAACATAGCGCCGCCTTTGGTCCATCCGATTGGATTCCTTCCAAATCTTCTAGACGGCTCGGTATTTACTCCACTCAAGTCGATTTGATTTGCCGCTGCTTCCCAAACGGTGGCGCTAGGGATGAGATTCCATGGAACCCGCTCTTTCAAAGGTGGGTACCTTTTTTATGCTGCGATTGGCCTCGTTTTGCTCTTAGGTTCCATCCCATCCAAGTTAGTGCATAAACCGGTGCATGAATCTATACTATGAACGGCTTTAGACGTTCAACCCTAGGCTTCTTCGTTCCTAGACTGACCAGTTTACgctttccttgtttttgaaaaatttttttttattcattgtcattattattaatttttgtttttttgttattCAGTTCTCTATCCAAAATCCACCCGCCTCTCTCAAACTAGGGCGGCGTGGATGGTGTACCATGGAATATATTCAGCTATGATGTACTTACCCGTAGACGATGCAGCTGTTCCCTTTGTTCTAGCTAATGATTGTATTGCTGAATGTCCCCATCCAAGGCTGAGACACAGTCCTGATAGATGTATCGTAATTTCTTTGTTGGTATGTtatacctacctacctactCCATATACAAGTACGTACTCTGGTTAAATCGGAAGGAAGTCACCGGGAAACTAAGGCAATGACGGATTAAAAATGCGGTGTCCAGATGTCGGTGAGGAAAGCCTGAAAGTCAGTCCACGAGACGGTGTAAGGACGGCATTTAGACTGAAGGTCAGAGCTTGAGACTAAAAGTTCTCTCAATCTATACAATGGTCGATTGTTTGTTGCTCTCAATGCGGAAGACCTGCGCAGCAACCAGGTCGAGGACGACTAAGTTACCCGAATTGCCTTCTTGACTATGGTTGTTAGGGCTCCACGGCGCATACTCCATCAGAGCGTCCATGCAGAACCTCAGTTGATCACCGTCTCCCCGCGGCCAATCAGCACGGATAATAAAACATCCCGGTCGTCATAGACACATGGTGCGCCCCACAGTACTTTTTTTGCCCCTTCATTCGGCCGCATTGAATCCATCTATCCATTTTGGGCCCGACGTATGGTACCCGTATGTCTCTCGGTATGCAAACACACACGCGCGCACTTGCTTTAGAGCCATGATAGTCCAACATTCGGCGGTGAAGGTGGGTTGCGAtgcattgtttttgtttttgtcaACATAGAGGGGTAAAATGGGGGAGGagataaagaggaagatctgttgaaggaggaaaatccaaaacaaccaagaaatttttcttctcattccgGCATTCCTGAAAAAGAGCAGCAAGTGCCCCATTGGGTTATTCTAGCCAATAAACGCCACGGTAAAGCACCCGCTTTTCataaattttttttttctttttttttttttttttccctttttgctCCTAGCCTCCAGACCTCCCACcctcaaaaaaaaaaaaaaaaaaaaaaaaaaaaaaaaaaaaaaaaagaaaggtaaggtgaagatccagaaaatTATCCACAACCAAACGGCGATTCCTTCAAAGCTGTGGAATCCTATTcattactattactattatttttTGATCATTTTTCTGGGTCTGCGCATGTCTCTTGCTCCATCAGGTCCCTAACTCTGGCCAACGAACTGCACGGTGATTATCCTATTCTTCCCGTACACCCGGTCGGGAGGTATTCTTCTCACAGCATCATTATCACCgccatccatcatctccctttccacttcctcttcgcccCCCATCGCCATACTTCCCTGTACTTCTTTCATCTCACACTCACacactctcttccttcccccctcatcccctccccctttgTGTTACTAGTGCCtcttattcttattctacaactattattattattattagtatcCTAGTTGTGTTGTTACTATatctttttgtccttttgtGTGTTTAGTTGGGTTGTACTTCTctgctattattattattattattgtttgTCTTATCTAGAACTCCTATCTTCGTCCCGAGTGTATCCTACAACCTTCCTACCAAAAGTTCACTCCTTCACAAACCATGCCTTATAATACTCGTCGAAAGTCACTGTCACTTCCGTCGCTAGGGATTCATCTCCCTAGTGCCTCCCGCCGATCCCCGTCGGCCTCGAAATCGCCACACGCGACCGACGAGCAACTGCCTCCCTCCAAGAAAGTAAAGAGGTCGCACGACTCGTCTTCACTATCTCCAGAGCCTACCTCGGTGTCGATATCGACTACGAAGGAGCAGTTGCCTGTACGTTCGCTTGGTCGGCGCGGGGCGTTTGAACAAACGCCACCCCCATCGCCTATTGATGGAAATGTCGCGCCCAAGATCGATACGGAGGGTATCAACGATGATATTGTGGTCGGCGTGATCGAGcagttggagaagacagGCAATCGTCCGCATTTGGTCAAAGAGCTCGCAGCCGTCCTAGTGACGCTCAATGAGAATGTCGCAAAGTACGTTTGTAGTGCCACCCTCCCCTGTCGTGCGCTTGATGTGAATACTAATCGTTCAATGTGCTACAGCTCCGCCAATCCCGCCGCgctcctttcttctcggtTGAGCACATACATGAAGCGTCCGTGGACAGCGCTCGCACCGTGTCCTCTGGCGAAGGAGCTTATTCCAGTTCACCCTCGCAAAGTGTATTATTATTTGACAACGCTACCTCGCCAACCTCTTCCTGAGAACTCGGACGATATCATTATCCCGGGTGTAGAGGGAAAGAACGTCACTCCCAGCGTGTCCAGCGCTGACctggacgaggaagacgcGTTGGCGCGGGAACGATCGCGCCTCAGCCCAAGCCCCGAGGTGGATCTGTCCCCCCCGGactttgaggaagagaatatTGATCTGGATGCTCGCGATGATAGCGTGGCTAGACAATGTGCGACTGATTTCGACCATCAGCATGCGCGCCTCATGCACTCGAACCGGGCCGCTTCTCCTCCGTTGGAGGGTGACGAGAAGGAATTCACTCAGACTGCCAGTGCTGTTCGCGAGCGGGCCTCAGAGCAAAAAGCAAGCCAGCTCGAAAAGGCCAAAGGACCCTTCTCGGCCCTTTCGGAGGGGCTTAGCGAACTGGATGATGGGGCCATGAGCATCGCTGGAACTCCTGTTGAAGATAGTCCGCTCTCGTCCATTAATGGGGACCGCATGTCCGATAGCCCGGATGAAGACTACTTCTCCCATGGAGGCTTTATGGAACAGCCTTCCCTACAGGAGCAGTtgcaacaacagcaagaCCTCGATGAGGCAGCCGCTGTTGCTCTGTTTGGcacttctccctccccatccctcACGTCCGTGGCCTCTTCACTCTCGTCTGGCACGAGTGTGGCTTCGGACGACGGTCTGGATGTCGAGGCGAACCCCGACAGTGTGGCAAGCGCACCGCAGATCAGTCTTCCCGAAGACCTCATCATCACACCTGTCTCGGCAATGAAACGGTCCATTGACATGCTCAACAGTGGGGTTCCAGATCTTGATATGAAGATGTCGGATCTGGTTGAACAGGACAGTAAGATGTCTCTGGCCCCCAGGACCATGGCAGACACAGATGTTGAGATGGTCTTCGAATCCTGGAGAGACTTGCAAAATCCTGAGAGTGTCGATGTCCATGAGCTCGATGAGATGTTCGGAGAGATCTGAGCTGAGGATGCGACGTAATCTACGCGCATACCGCAATCGATAGACCTGGGGCGCTtggatttgctttttctctaGACTTTCACGCCTGGTTCGGAATTTTGTTCATCTCCACTCTCGCCTCGTTGCTGTTATGCCTTGGCTCTACAACTTTCTGCTCCGACTTACCTATCTTTCTCTTACTCTAATCCTGTACAGCTTCATCTGATAATGCTTCTTCCTGAATTTCGTTTCACCTTTCTTGGCCATTGggccttttttttacctGTACATATATTGTTGCTCTgttctgctttctttttcttgcttgcATGTCTCTCTATCTCTGTTACTTTAATATCCCCTGACTGGTTTGGGTGTACTTGTTTCGTCGTTCTATTGCGGGGGTGGATTGCCATTTTTTACTAGTCGGCGCgatggaaaacaaaagaagaggCCAATGATGTTGCCAACGGCCGGAGAAACGTCTCAAAggattaaaaaaaaggaaaagaaaaggaagggaagcCGGAAATTTATGCCTGATGCCTTGATGTACATTTAGCGCTTGTGGCTCAccatatatattatatatacgATAGTATTCTCTCCATCTCGCCATCAGACAGTAGTAAGTTACTACTCGTAGTGTTGTATAATAAGCACATACCTTCGGGTAGGGCTTGCGCAAAGGAAAATGCATAGAAGGGCCACCTACGTGGTGAATGTCGTCATCGATGGGGTTTGATCTAATCGGGACGCGGTATCGTGAAAACTGACAGGTGATTGGAAGATACCCCTTAGACCAAGTACTCACTCTGCCCCGCCTTTCGCATCAATCaattcctccatcttccatCATACTACGAATTGTCCTGTTCCTCGAGAGATCCCCGTCACCAtgatatttcctttctttactTGGTAAACCAGGTGAAGTGTTGAGTAGTGCGGACAGAGAGGATCGGTTCCTGTACGACAATCATCCTCGATCTCCCattcgtctttttttttttttctatgCACCATGGTCATCTACTGGTCCGAACGCTCGTCTTATAGTCGATTTAAGCCTTGAATTCAAAGCCATTGTCCAACAAAACCGCAGAACGAGAAGACGTTGCCAATCGCGCGAACCACATTGTTATCCAGGCACATTGGACCGCTATCTGCCGTGGTAGTCTTGATCCATTGATCCGGTCCGCGTTGTGGCGACGCTCTCCGCCAAATCTCAAAACTCCGACATGGACGCACCTTCCAATCACCCTCAGCGAGGTGACGACAGCTCGCAGAGTGAAATCCCCCCCCAGCACTCTTTCGATACTCAAAATGAAGTTATGATCGCCTCGAAGCCTCCAGCCTCGCATACTTCGCAACTGTTGAATGTACCTCCCCGGAGCAGCTTACCCGGCAAGAAGCAATATAAGAATGCGAAAGTGGCCATCCCGCGGCAGAGAACGAGTGTCGTTCCTGGTTACAGTCGACGTGTGCCTCTTGCCTGCGAATCCTGTCGGGGGCGGAAGACTAAGTGTAGTGGCGACACGCCGGTTTGCAGACAGTGCAAAGAATTGAGGGTGACTTGTAAGTATCCGGCATCATGGAGGGAACGAACCAAAGGGTATGTTGACTAccaatgtcttcttctcttcggtCATTGACGACTGACTTCGATATTAGGCAATTGGACAGTCTCTCGACAAAGGCCGAAGCGTATGAGAAGCTCTTGAGAGACATTGGGAATATTGTCGATGGCAGGACTGCAGAACAAATTAGAGTCACTCTGGATAAGGTCTGTGCGCTTTGccatgttttctttgtctaCATTCCTGCATCCAACCCTGACACTCATATAGTATTCTGGTTCGGGTGGCGAGCGGGCTTCTACTGGCTCGCAATCCAGCTCAGCTACGCCGCAGGATAAAGACAGCTACCTTGAAGAAATGagctcctcctcttctaTTGGATCCCTAGACGCCATCGACCGCGTGGAAGAGGATGTAAATCGAACTCCGAATTCTCGAGCTACAGGTTACATGGGGAAGAATTCAGAGGTTACCTGGATGCAGAGATTGCGAATGGAGACAGAACAACGCCTCCGGAAAGAACCAGGGCCCTATGAAGCTGAGCCCGAGGGAGAATTCGCCCTACACTCGATGAACTATCATTTGGACGATCTAGATGTCTCGGTTCCTGGCCCTGTGCAGGTGTATTGGATCCCTCCTCGCCCTTTGGCAGACAAGTTATTTGAAGACTACTTGGAAACGGTGCACCCGTTTTATCCTATCATCAGCCGTACACTGTTCCGCGCCCAATACAGAACCTTCTTTGACAGTACTGCTCGGCCTGGCGATAAATGGCTGGCCATCCTTAACTTGATATTCGCGATCTCCGCCAAACATGCTCATTTAACGCAGGCACCGTGGCGTGGCGATGACAACGATCATTTAGTGTATTTGACTCGGGCCAGGATTCTTAGCATGAATGGTGATGCTCTTTTTAGCCATCCCGATCTTCAGCAAGTGCAGGTCGAGGGCTTGGTTGCTTTTTATCTTATGGCATCAGACCAAATCAACCGGTGTGTatctttcctcatccttttcttttcttcccctttcacCGTGCGGGTGATGTGAGGCTTGACTTGAGCGTTCTTCTGATGGTTTGATTAGAGCTTGGAAGATCACCGCGTTGGCTGTTCGTTCGGCAATCTCACTCGGGTTGAATATGAAGAACACAAGCGAAAGCACGCCTGGTATCTCAAAGGAGGCGCGATATAGGGTCTGGTGGTGTGTCTATACTTTTGAACATATGCTTGGGATCATGACGGGCAGAGTTTCTTGCATCACGGATGGGATATGTACAACACCGTTGCCTCTACCGTTCGAGGAAGACCAACTCCGAGAGCCAGCTGCGGCTAAGCTTCTCAACGATCAAGACCTTCGCCAGGAGCTGGTGGAATCGGCTTTGGCAAGCACCCTCGTTCGCCACATGCCCTCAAATCCCACGGGAGGTAAGGAGGCTCGACATACAGACAAACTGCGTGACGCTGCTTGGCTGAAGAGTCAACCCGCCAGTAAGACGCTTATATTTCTGTATTATGTGGACCTGGCAGTTGTCGCTCAGGAAATCGTCAACCGGGTGTATTCGCTGGACTGTGCCATGGTACCTTGGAGGCACATCGAGAACCGCATTGGGGAGCTTCGATCCCGAATTGACATATGGTACACCAACCTTCCGGAGGCTTTGGACTTCACCCGGCGGGACGACCAAGGTACGGATATGCTTCGTGGAAAGCTTTTCTTGGCGTTCCACTACTACAGTGCTCGAATCACCTTGGGGCGTCCGTGCCTGTGTCGCCGCGATGCTCGGCACACTAGCCCTCAGCAAAAACCCTCTTTTAGCCATGAAATGGCAGAGATAACTCTAAATTCTGCACGGCAGATGCTGGACTTGATTCCAGACGAACCTAACGCTGTCCAACTCTACCATGTTTGTCCTTGGTGGTGCGTTCTGCACTATCTCATGCAGACGGCTACAGTTCTCCTGCTCGAGTTGTCGTTCGGTTGCATTCATATGCCAGCCGAAGAGAGAGGTATTTTTGAAGCGTCAAAAAAAGCCATACGCTGGCTTTTTGCCATGTCCGAATGTAGTCTCCCAGCACGGCGTGCATGGGAACTGTGTGACAGTAACCTTCGACGAATCGCCATCGGCATGGATTATGACTTAAGTGACCTTCCAGCCCTAAATTTTAACCCAACCTCGCACGTCCATATGGCCTCAAATACTGGTGGTAATGCTGGTATGGGTGTATCTGTCAGCCAGACAGCGCCGCCTATGCCTATTTTCTACGACACAGTTGGAGGCCCAAACCAACATCCGGTTCAGACTCAATACCATTATGACCAGAACCAACAAGCGTACTCTGGAGTGCCAGCACTTGATCCGATTTCGACGACCCTTGCACTTTCTGCTTCTGGAACTGATGCCTTTTTCCCTTACGACCCCATCAGTGGGGAGTTTATtcgctccttcttccccattcccAATGAAGAGGAGCCATGGGAACAAAATTAACATGTTCTCAAAATTCTTCAATTCTCTGTACAAAATAACTTTTGCTATAACTACTACTAACGTCCGTTGTTAGGAGTTTGCTTATCTGTGTTTTCTAcatttctcttttatattttttttttttttttttttttttttttttttttttttttttttttttttttttttcacaaACTTTAACGATAAATTCTCTATATCGATTTGTTTAGGCGCGCGGTCTTTGGCACGGGTTGGGTTCCACGGCATATCATCAGCGTGTAAGGAGTTATCGAAAGAGAGATCGGGAACTTGTATGCGATAGACGATGGGTGGCTGGCTCGTGACTTTTATCTTGTTTAATTGGATTGCTCGGGAAATCTTACGGATGTCTAACGAAGTTCGAAATCAAGTTATCattccaagaagaacatcgTTCCTAAAAGAGACAACCTCCATGTAAGAAAGAATTAAGCATCTAAGCTCTATGctatatactattattaACCTGGTATCTAATATCTATCATACACACGAAACAGCACTGAGAATTTCCAGGGTAGTAGAAGCAGTAAGTATAGTACATGTATACAAGGTAGTCTATCAAAACACCACATCACCCTAACCATGAGCGAGCTCTTATTGCGCAGTGATATCACTACCCCGCAGTCGttgtcttttcattcttttcaactctttatttcttctgtATACGAAGCCTCCACACTCGCGGTTCATATTCGCTCGCCGAAGACCGAGGGCCTCGAATTTCTTCATACAGAAGTCGAGGATAGGCCGGACGGGGTTATGCTGAGGATGGATAGTTCTGGGATATGCGTTTGcttgaggagatggaggtgaGTTATCGGGAATGGTGTGCGAGTGTTTAGCTTCGTATTCGTTGTACTCTTTCACGGCGGCTTGGGCGATGATGCGGACGGTGGATATATTGGGAATAACCAGCTTGGTCTGGAGTTGTTTGAAGTATGCTTCGTCGAAGTGAGGGTCGCCCTTTTTCAGGTCCCGTTCGGTGTTCAGGTAGAGACGGGGGATGCCGCCTTTGTGGAGACGGCGGGTGGATGGGGACTGCACGTCGACACACCAGGTGTCCCAGAGTCGTTTGCCGGCTGCGCTGCCTCGGGTGTCGACTACGGCGGCGAGGATGGGGTGGAAGGCTGTTGAGGGTATGTTGGGGGTTGTGCTTCGGGCGAGCTTTTGGGAGCGGAtgttggaggaggcggcgagGTCGTGGAGGGCGCCggggatggaaaggaagaggcgTTGCAGGCCGTGGAGGGAGCGCTTCTGGTAGTCGTCTCTTGGGTGAAGTTCGTTGAAGTCACCGTTGAGAATTCGCAGCAAGATGCCCTTTGCTTGTGCTAGGTTCTGGATATTGTCTTCCGCTTTTGTTGTGTCGATCTCTGTGGTGACGGCATGATCTAATCTGATGATTTCGGCGGCTAATGCGGTCACATTGCTGTGGCCCCAGGATTTGAGGCGGTAATCGCGGAGATATTCTAGTATCACAGTTACCTGGTTCCATTGGCACATTGCGATTCGGTAGTTCAACAGGGCTCGTAGGGTATTCGCGGAGAGAGGCTGTGAAAGAGACTGGACAACGGAATCGCAGAGCGTGCTATTCTTGGTAGCGGCAGCGTAACGAATAATGGATGGTGCCAAAGCTTGATTCCCGTATGCGCTGTAAGGAACCGGGGGCCCATCAATGTCGTTCGAGAAGAGTAGCCAGTCGCCGAATGTGAACGCTCGAGACACTGTCACCAAGTCTAGAAGTTCGGCCAGCGTAATAGGCGAAATTTGCGGCATTGAGGACTCAAATGGCTTCAAGGAGGCCAGATTGGCAGTATCGAAAGTCGGAAGGTGCTCGTCATTGGAGGGGTCCACGCGCGACGAGAAGAATTCGCCTATGCGTTGCATTTTGCTTTTGTCAACTGCGCTCTGCAGCCAAGCAAATGAATCCATAGCATCTCCACACAGGCGTCGCCGGGAGTGGAATCGGATGTTGTGTTCGACGAGCTTAGCCAAGGCTGTTGTCTCATCATAGATCTGGGACGGCTCAAGTTGCTCCAAGTCCTCCTCATCAGGCAAGTACAGGTCATTGCTGTCCCAAGGCGGAACAACATGAGGAATGGCTCGGATAAGCTCATCAAATGCTTGGGGATCCGCCACAGGATCGAGGCATCCTGATTCAAGAACACGAAGAATGAACCAGTTAGACTCCTTAGTCGTAGCTAAGGGGGTATCATCGGTCGCTCTTGGGGCTATTGCAAACTTGAGTGAAACAATATGACGCAGAAGCGCAGCCGAAGTTATACCCCAGAAGCCTAATCCTCGATAGCCCCAGTTTGGAAGATTATCCATTAAGGAAGCGGCTACCTCAAGACTGATTGTTCGCCTCCCGAGTCCATTGAATGGGGAGGGGGGACTGCGCTTTCGAAGAAGTGAAGGACCGTCGACTTGGGCCGGATGGCGCCAGGATACTTCCGAGTCAACCTTAGTGTTCCATACAGACTCTGGATGTTGAAGCAAGGGTCTCCAGCTTTGGAATCTCCAAGCCAGATCCCCTTTCCGTGTCTTCATCTGATCAATGAGCCATACGCCCTCTGTGATATGTCCGTGTTCCACACAGCACCAAAGAATCAACTCTATCCAGATCTCAGGCCCAAGCTCTCGAATGCCCATCttgaagggaaggaaaggcgAGTCTTCACCCGCAGCAGCTGCCTTGGCCGCCACTTCTGCTTCGTGTACAAGCCAGGCTGCATCCGAAAGAACGCTCATGATATGTGTTGAGAGTAGATGCATCGTCGGCGGTCGAAAGGCGACTTGATGGCTATCTGTGGGGACATATTTATATACCCTATCAGATACTGCACCGGAGTGGTGCAGACGAGCAAGTATGCGAAATACATAAGACATCGCTATCTTCGACTCATTTGGTGAGGAGtcagcagcatcaagcaCAATTGAGCCCAAGCTCTGCCATACTTGCGCCATGAACCGTCGGGAATGTTCGTCCGCAAATGCTCTCTCAGTTAATGTATCCAACTTTGTCAACTCAGAGACCGTTGTTGGATCTGGCGTGAGCCTCGGAGCCGAGTCTATCTGATGAGTCAATTGATCAAGCGAGACACTGGATTCGTAACCCCAGCTGTTGTTAGACAGATGCTTAAGTGAGGGGGAGACATCGTTCAGTGCATCTGCGGCGTCGAGCAACTGATTCAATAATGCATAAACAGCAGGCCAATTGTTCAACCGGAACCCTAGATGGGCTAAAAGATCTAGATTGCCGAACGTTCTTGCGTTGTACAATAAATCACTCAAGTCGATTGCTCGACTGATGGACGTTGAGGTCGTTACCGATGCAGTGTCCGATTCGAAAGCTGTACTGTCACCTCCGGAATCTCCTAGCAGGTATTGTTCCAGTAACAAAGCCCATGTTTCCGGGTTTTCCTGCGATTCGCGTGCCGGGGGTTCATTTCTCGCATGAATACGATCAAGCAGTAATCGTCGGCTGATTGAAGGGCTGGAGCCCACGGAGAACTGGCGACCCCATTGCCGCCTTCCCCGGGAAGGTCTCCAATTCGGGAGCCCTTTGCTCTGGGAGTAGCTGAGCAGGCGATATGAGGAGACTGATGCAGTATGGAGCAAGTGAGACCTGCGGTCCAGACACAGCAGACGAGCTGGACACAGGGACCTTTTCATGACACGACGGAGGATCTATCGGACGAGACCTGCGGGCGGAGGGAATCCAAATTTCGATGTGACCGGCGGACGGACGTTCTGTAGCGCATGTCTAGCCATTCAACTGATACCGCATCGCTCTGGGAGGTTATTTAAAGCGAACAAACACCACTGAGTAATCCGAATTGTTATGGTAGGCTGTCCGAAACGGTCGCTTCACCTTGGAGAGGATTTGTTGAATCTCGATCGCAGAAAAAGCTTCCCCGATAACGCTGACTCAGCATTGTCCAGCCAATCATCGCTGGGATATTTACTGCTGTCACATGTCTAGCTTTGCTACATTTGGTAGTATATCCTCATAGGGATATCCTACTATTTGTAATAGGTATTCAACTATCTACGTGATTCAAATGACACGAGCACAATTTAGAGGCACATTGTCTCCAATATAAGCCGATGTGGTATTCAACTGCTATCAAACATGGTGACACCCGTTACCGGGTGTCACCCCGAACGAATGACTGATCCAGCAATCCATCCATTCATCGATCAACCAAGCTCACTCTCTCAGCAATGATCCAAACTTTACGGAGCCGCCTAGACGAAGATGGGGCGGACCTGACGGGCGTGCCTGCgctggaaagcaaagaccGGAGAGCTAGAAGGAGGTGGAACTCCGCTCGAGGAAGGAGTTGGCCACGAACCCGTAGGGAAAACGCCGGTGGGACGCGGAACTCCGCTGGGCCATGGGGTAGGAGTGACCGAAGGAGTGCTGGAAGGCGTTCCGGAAGGCGTACCAGAGGGCTAGAACGGTTGTTTAGCTGGGTTTTTCGCAACTTGATAGCTTGTTTACTCACCacaggaaagggaaggataGTAACATAGCCAAGGTCTTCCTGAGCAAGGGccggggaaaagaaaagagcagcAGCTCCCAAGAAAGTGAAGGCCTTCATGATGGTATGGATGTTGGTATGTAAAGGAGTGGTATAGTAGTTATTGGTTGGGTCAAATGAAAGGAATGAAAGTGTACAATATGGAAATTCCGTGCACAGCACTGgtcgagaaaagaaagaatgattgagaaggaaaggCCATCAGTTGCGATTTATGAGCTTATATATCTATGGAAGGGCCAAGAACCACTTTTTTCTTACAGCCATGATAGCCCCGATCAACAGGACTATATTCTTGTTTGGGAATACGGTTGCAAAGAGTCCTTGTTGTGTTAGGGCTCGGTGGATTCAAGAGTAGACCCTTCAAGACCCTGATCAACTCGGCAAGACCGAGAGATCCTAGACTAAGGGGTCCTGGAACAGCTTACCGTTGACCTATCCAGACGTCGAAGCATAAGACACGGGAAAGACGGTGCGCTAGCTCCAGAGTACTGCCGTGCTGATGGCCTACGACCCGAGCGCATCTCTCTGGCGCCTCTTCAAGCAATAATTGTAAGTGGAGGGAAATAAGCCCTGTAATGTGCATCGGAGGGTCCAATCACTCCGCCAGGGTGACGCTAAGACGGCATTACATTAAGAAATGTATACCCGATTGAAGATCATCAGTTCCCTTGACATAATTTCATCCGTCAATGGGATCATGCTGCAGGAGGGTTGGCTGGAGGTGGGCGGGTGGGCATGCAGACTCGTAATTTCGCCAGAGAATGATGAACTGAGTGACTCCCTTCCTTCAGTTTAGGCAATGGAAATTGGCAATATCCTCGTGTTTTGTTGCACACCTCCTGCCGATCAATTACCGTGTagtggaggggagagaagTTGATCTGGAGTGCGGAGTGGGTTAATGTTGCGTCGGCTGAAACGAACCAAGACGAGCTCAAGTCGACGATCACTCAACCCTATCCTCGGTACTCCAATCATAACTATCATCGGTGCCACAGAGCTCGCTTGGCGCACCGGGTCAATGTCGCAAGTTGAGCAGGGT encodes:
- a CDS encoding uncharacterized protein (predicted protein); amino-acid sequence: MPYNTRRKSLSLPSLGIHLPSASRRSPSASKSPHATDEQLPPSKKVKRSHDSSSLSPEPTSVSISTTKEQLPVRSLGRRGAFEQTPPPSPIDGNVAPKIDTEGINDDIVVGVIEQLEKTGNRPHLVKELAAVLVTLNENVANSANPAALLSSRLSTYMKRPWTALAPCPLAKELIPVHPRKVYYYLTTLPRQPLPENSDDIIIPGVEGKNVTPSVSSADLDEEDALARERSRLSPSPEVDLSPPDFEEENIDLDARDDSVARQCATDFDHQHARLMHSNRAASPPLEGDEKEFTQTASAVRERASEQKASQLEKAKGPFSALSEGLSELDDGAMSIAGTPVEDSPLSSINGDRIGVPDLDMKMSDLVEQDSKMSLAPRTMADTDVEMVFESWRDLQNPESVDVHELDEMFGEI
- a CDS encoding Zn(II)2Cys6 transcription factor (predicted protein), which produces MDAPSNHPQRGDDSSQSEIPPQHSFDTQNEVMIASKPPASHTSQLLNVPPRSSLPGKKQYKNAKVAIPRQRTSVVPGYSRRVPLACESCRGRKTKCSGDTPVCRQCKELRVTCKYPASWRERTKGQLDSLSTKAEAYEKLLRDIGNIVDGRTAEQIRVTLDKVCALCHYSGSGGERASTGSQSSSATPQDKDSYLEEMSSSSSIGSLDAIDRVEEDVNRTPNSRATGYMGKNSEVTWMQRLRMETEQRLRKEPGPYEAEPEGEFALHSMNYHLDDLDVSVPGPVQVYWIPPRPLADKLFEDYLETVHPFYPIISRTLFRAQYRTFFDSTARPGDKWLAILNLIFAISAKHAHLTQAPWRGDDNDHLVHPDLQQVQVEGLVAFYLMASDQINRAWKITALAVRSAISLGLNMKNTSESTPGISKEARYRVWWCVYTFEHMLGIMTGRVSCITDGICTTPLPLPFEEDQLREPAAAKLLNDQDLRQELVESALASTLVRHMPSNPTGGKEARHTDKLRDAAWLKSQPASKTLIFLYYVDLAVVAQEIVNRVYSLDCAMVPWRHIENRIGELRSRIDIWYTNLPEALDFTRRDDQGTDMLRGKLFLAFHYYSARITLGRPCLCRRDARHTSPQQKPSFSHEMAEITLNSARQMLDLIPDEPNAVQLYHVCPWWCVLHYLMQTATVLLLELSFGCIHMPAEERGIFEASKKAIRWLFAMSECSLPARRAWELCDSNLRRIAIGMDYDLSDLPALNFNPTSHVHMASNTGGNAGMGVSVSQTAPPMPIFYDTVGGPNQHPVQTQYHYDQNQQAYSGVPALDPISTTLALSASGTDAFFPYDPISGEFIRSFFPIPNEEEPWEQN